A stretch of [Clostridium] innocuum DNA encodes these proteins:
- the gyrA gene encoding DNA gyrase subunit A has translation MDLNKEKLIQVDISKEMKTSFLDYSMSVIVDRALPDVRDGMKPVHRRILHAMNELGIVASKPFKKSARIVGEVIGKYHPHGDTAVYDAMVRMAQDFSYRYMLVQGHGNFGSMDGDGAAAMRYTEARMSKIAMEMMKDINKDTVDFIPNYDNEETEPAVLPARFPNLLVNGSVGIAVGMATNIPPHNLTETIDATFAIMDNPEISVVELMDNYIKGPDFPTGGIILGRAGIRQAFETGRGSIMVRSKHHLEDMGNGKTRIVVTEIPYQVNKANLITKIADLVREKQIEGITYLNDESNREGIRIVIELRKDAQPDVILNQLYRMTQLQTSFGVNMLALVEKTPKQMGIREALQHYVNHQIDVTVRRTKFELKKAEDRAHILEGLRIALDHIDEIIRLIRSSQNDAEARTGLMEQFKLTEIQANAILEMRLRRLTGLERDKIENEYRELMNTIADLRDILANHDRVLGIIRDELTEVKNRFGDERRTEISEADYDMQDEDLIPVEDVVITMTTNGYIKRMPTDTYRTQNRGGRGVKGMSVNEDDIVDLLITMSTHDYLMLFTNLGKVYRIKGYKVPNSGRTAKGLPVVNLLNLDKEEKVRALVPVRPDSESSFLLFVTKNGLVKRTPMSEFDSIRQNGKIAITLREFDELVGVKETTGDDEIIIAGSNGKAVRFHEDDIRAMGRTASGVKGFNVDGSIVVGAATSKEGTHLLAVSENGYGKRTAIEEYRLTTRGAKGVKTINVTNKTGELVSVRAVNGDEDAMIVTNSGIIIRISVDDIGIYSRNTQGVKLINVADEESVAKVAIVEKEEEEPEEAAAGEALENNEETTEQIIDNPVEE, from the coding sequence ATGGATTTAAACAAGGAAAAACTGATTCAGGTAGATATTTCAAAAGAAATGAAAACCTCCTTTCTGGACTATTCAATGTCTGTAATCGTAGATCGTGCACTGCCTGATGTTCGTGATGGAATGAAGCCTGTTCATCGCCGTATTCTGCATGCGATGAATGAGCTGGGAATTGTGGCAAGCAAGCCGTTTAAAAAGTCAGCGCGTATCGTTGGTGAAGTAATCGGTAAGTATCATCCGCACGGTGATACAGCCGTATATGACGCCATGGTTCGTATGGCACAGGACTTCAGCTACCGCTACATGCTGGTACAGGGACATGGTAACTTCGGTTCCATGGATGGTGACGGTGCGGCGGCAATGCGTTATACCGAAGCCCGAATGTCTAAAATCGCTATGGAAATGATGAAGGATATCAATAAGGATACCGTTGATTTCATACCCAACTATGACAATGAGGAAACTGAGCCGGCTGTGCTGCCTGCCAGATTCCCGAATCTGCTGGTAAACGGTTCTGTCGGTATTGCGGTAGGTATGGCGACCAATATACCGCCGCATAATCTTACAGAAACGATAGACGCAACCTTTGCCATTATGGATAATCCGGAGATTTCCGTTGTGGAGCTGATGGACAATTATATCAAGGGTCCTGATTTTCCAACAGGCGGTATCATTCTGGGAAGAGCCGGAATTCGACAGGCATTTGAAACAGGACGCGGCTCCATCATGGTACGCAGTAAGCATCATCTGGAGGATATGGGCAACGGTAAGACAAGAATTGTTGTGACTGAAATCCCGTATCAGGTGAATAAAGCGAACCTGATTACCAAAATCGCAGACCTAGTAAGAGAAAAGCAGATTGAAGGTATCACTTATCTGAATGATGAATCAAACCGTGAGGGTATTCGAATCGTGATCGAGCTGCGTAAGGATGCTCAACCGGATGTTATTTTGAATCAGCTGTATCGTATGACACAGCTTCAGACCTCTTTCGGTGTCAACATGCTGGCACTGGTAGAGAAAACACCGAAGCAGATGGGAATCCGGGAGGCACTTCAGCATTATGTGAATCATCAGATTGACGTTACGGTACGCCGTACAAAATTTGAATTGAAAAAAGCTGAGGATCGTGCTCATATATTGGAAGGTTTGCGTATCGCACTGGATCACATTGATGAAATTATTCGTCTGATTCGCTCCAGTCAGAATGATGCGGAAGCAAGAACTGGTCTGATGGAGCAGTTTAAACTGACGGAGATTCAGGCAAATGCAATCCTGGAGATGCGTTTGCGTCGTTTAACAGGCTTGGAACGCGATAAGATTGAAAATGAATATCGAGAGCTGATGAATACGATAGCAGATTTACGTGATATTCTTGCAAACCATGATCGTGTTCTCGGGATTATCCGTGATGAGCTGACTGAGGTTAAAAATCGCTTTGGCGATGAGCGTCGTACAGAAATCAGTGAGGCAGATTACGATATGCAGGATGAAGATTTAATTCCTGTTGAGGATGTTGTTATCACAATGACAACAAACGGTTATATCAAGCGTATGCCGACAGATACCTATCGTACACAGAACCGTGGAGGCCGCGGTGTGAAGGGTATGTCTGTAAATGAGGATGATATTGTTGATCTGCTGATTACAATGTCCACTCACGACTATCTGATGCTGTTTACCAATCTTGGCAAGGTTTACCGTATCAAAGGGTATAAGGTGCCGAATTCTGGTAGAACGGCTAAGGGCCTTCCGGTCGTGAATCTGTTAAATCTGGACAAGGAGGAGAAGGTGCGTGCACTTGTTCCTGTTCGTCCGGATAGTGAATCCTCCTTCCTGCTGTTCGTCACAAAGAATGGACTGGTTAAGCGAACACCGATGAGTGAATTCGATTCTATACGTCAGAATGGTAAAATCGCCATTACACTTCGTGAATTTGATGAGCTGGTTGGTGTGAAGGAAACAACCGGAGATGATGAAATTATTATCGCAGGCTCCAATGGTAAGGCAGTTCGATTCCATGAAGATGATATTCGTGCTATGGGACGTACGGCAAGCGGTGTGAAGGGCTTTAATGTTGATGGCTCAATCGTAGTAGGTGCTGCTACTTCTAAAGAGGGAACACATCTGTTGGCTGTTAGTGAAAATGGTTATGGTAAGCGTACCGCTATTGAGGAATACCGTCTGACAACACGTGGAGCGAAGGGTGTAAAGACAATCAATGTTACCAATAAAACCGGTGAGCTTGTTTCCGTTCGCGCTGTAAATGGTGATGAGGATGCCATGATTGTTACAAACTCCGGTATTATTATCCGAATATCTGTTGATGATATTGGTATTTACAGCCGTAATACTCAGGGTGTTAAGCTGATCAACGTGGCAGATGAAGAATCTGTTGCCAAGGTGGCTATTGTTGAAAAGGAAGAAGAGGAGCCGGAAGAAGCTGCAGCTGGTGAAGCTTTGGAAAATAATGAAGAAACTACGGAACAGATAATTGACAATCCTGTAGAAGAATGA
- the gyrB gene encoding DNA topoisomerase (ATP-hydrolyzing) subunit B, protein MDENQMKEIEEMEDKVDHSYTADDIQVLEGLEAVRKRPGMYIGSTSERGLHHLVWEIVDNSIDEALAGFATDIEITIEKNNIIRVEDNGRGMPTGIVEKTGISGVETIFTVLHAGGKFGGGAYKVSGGLHGVGASVVNALSEWLEVNVHQNGHEFFLRFEDGGKATGPLKIINDSEKHGSIVRFKADPEIFQETQEYDFDTLNARIRQLAFLNKSIRLVLCDEREAEPKRIEYKYDGGIRQYVEYLNKNKTPLHEEVVYVEGIEDGILAEIAMQYNDGYIPSIYSFCNNINTMEGGTHEDGFRLALTRIINAYAREQGMIKKDETLAGDDVREGLTAIISVKHPDPQYEGQTKTKLGNSEVRKIVSSILGEQLDRFFMENPETAKIIVDKAILASKARLAAKKARELTRRKSALEITSLPGKLADCSSKDASECEIYIVEGDSAGGSAKQGRNSKFQAILPLRGKILNVEKARLQRIFENNEIRSMITAFGCGIGEEMDVSKLRYHKIIIMTDADVDGAHICTLMLTFFYRYLRPIIEGGYVYIAMPPLFKVAKGNRVEYVYKEEEVETVRASMGENVNVQRYKGLGEMNPEQLWETTMDPAFRTLKQVNIDDAMEADSIFEMLMGEEVEPRRDFIQENAIYATLDI, encoded by the coding sequence ATGGATGAGAATCAGATGAAAGAAATCGAAGAAATGGAAGATAAGGTTGATCATTCTTATACGGCTGATGATATTCAGGTCCTGGAAGGACTGGAAGCTGTACGGAAACGACCTGGTATGTATATCGGTTCTACCAGTGAGAGAGGTCTTCATCACCTTGTCTGGGAAATCGTTGATAACTCGATCGATGAGGCTCTTGCCGGATTCGCTACGGATATTGAAATAACGATTGAAAAAAATAACATCATCCGTGTTGAGGATAATGGTCGAGGTATGCCGACGGGAATCGTTGAAAAGACAGGAATATCCGGTGTGGAAACGATTTTTACTGTACTGCATGCCGGTGGTAAATTCGGCGGTGGTGCTTATAAGGTTTCCGGAGGTCTGCATGGTGTCGGTGCCAGTGTTGTTAATGCATTGAGTGAATGGCTGGAGGTTAACGTACATCAGAACGGACATGAGTTTTTCCTTCGTTTTGAAGACGGAGGCAAGGCAACAGGACCTTTGAAAATCATCAATGACAGCGAAAAGCATGGTTCCATTGTGCGTTTCAAGGCAGATCCTGAAATCTTTCAGGAAACACAGGAATATGATTTTGATACTTTGAATGCACGTATTCGTCAGCTGGCTTTCCTGAACAAAAGCATTCGTCTGGTGCTTTGTGATGAACGGGAAGCGGAGCCGAAGAGAATTGAATATAAATACGATGGCGGTATTCGCCAGTATGTGGAATATCTGAATAAGAACAAAACACCGCTGCATGAAGAGGTTGTGTATGTGGAAGGGATAGAGGACGGGATTCTTGCGGAAATCGCCATGCAGTATAACGATGGCTACATTCCAAGCATCTATTCCTTCTGTAACAACATCAACACGATGGAAGGCGGAACGCATGAGGATGGCTTCCGACTCGCTCTGACAAGGATTATCAATGCCTATGCGAGAGAGCAGGGAATGATAAAAAAAGACGAGACACTGGCTGGAGATGATGTGCGTGAGGGATTAACGGCAATTATCTCGGTAAAGCACCCCGATCCGCAGTATGAAGGACAGACAAAGACGAAGCTGGGAAACTCAGAGGTACGAAAAATTGTTTCCAGTATACTGGGTGAACAGCTGGACCGTTTCTTCATGGAGAATCCGGAAACAGCAAAGATTATTGTAGATAAGGCGATTCTTGCGAGCAAGGCACGTCTTGCGGCAAAAAAGGCAAGAGAGCTGACAAGAAGAAAATCAGCCCTGGAAATCACATCACTGCCCGGTAAGCTTGCGGATTGTTCCAGCAAGGATGCCTCAGAATGTGAAATCTATATCGTCGAGGGTGATTCCGCCGGCGGAAGTGCAAAGCAGGGAAGAAATTCCAAGTTTCAGGCAATTCTGCCACTGCGTGGTAAGATATTGAACGTCGAGAAGGCACGTTTGCAGAGAATCTTCGAAAATAATGAAATTCGCTCTATGATCACAGCATTCGGCTGTGGAATCGGAGAGGAAATGGATGTCAGTAAGCTGCGTTATCATAAAATTATTATCATGACCGATGCCGATGTCGATGGTGCGCATATCTGTACACTGATGCTGACATTCTTCTACCGTTACCTGCGTCCGATCATTGAGGGTGGCTATGTATATATCGCCATGCCTCCGCTGTTCAAGGTTGCCAAGGGAAACCGTGTGGAATATGTATATAAAGAGGAAGAAGTGGAAACGGTACGTGCTTCTATGGGTGAGAATGTAAACGTACAGCGATATAAAGGTCTGGGAGAGATGAATCCGGAGCAGCTGTGGGAGACAACCATGGACCCAGCATTCCGTACGCTGAAGCAGGTAAATATTGATGATGCTATGGAAGCTGACAGTATTTTTGAAATGCTGATGGGAGAAGAAGTTGAACCAAGACGTGACTTTATTCAGGAAAATGCAATCTATGCAACACTAGATATCTAA